The Sphingosinicella humi genome has a window encoding:
- the hflC gene encoding protease modulator HflC has protein sequence MIQRLGRNPIALAFVAILVLILVGSTFAIVPETKQAVVVRFGEPQRIVNRFKPNQDFGQTGAGLTARIPFMEQIVWIDKRILSVDMDRQQVLSTDQLRLQVDAFARYRIVDPLRMYIAAGTEQRVSDALRPILGSALRNELGKRPFAALLSPERGQMMDNIQTALNRVARQYGAEIVDVRIKRADLPDGTPLESAYERMRTARQQEARSILAQGLKQAQIIRAEADAEAASTYAEAFGKDPDFYNFYRAMQSYETTFVNNGSGEPMGRSSIVLSPRNEYLEEFSGGQ, from the coding sequence ATGATCCAGCGCCTGGGCCGCAATCCGATCGCGCTCGCCTTCGTCGCGATCCTGGTGCTGATCCTGGTCGGATCGACCTTCGCCATCGTGCCCGAGACGAAGCAGGCGGTGGTCGTCCGCTTCGGTGAGCCGCAGCGCATCGTCAACCGCTTCAAGCCGAACCAGGATTTCGGCCAGACCGGGGCCGGCCTTACCGCCCGCATTCCGTTCATGGAACAGATCGTCTGGATCGATAAACGCATCCTCAGCGTCGACATGGATCGCCAACAGGTGCTCTCGACCGACCAGTTGCGCCTGCAGGTCGACGCCTTCGCCCGTTACCGGATCGTCGATCCGCTGCGCATGTATATCGCCGCGGGCACTGAGCAGCGGGTGAGCGACGCGCTCCGCCCGATCCTCGGCTCGGCGCTCCGCAACGAGCTCGGCAAGCGGCCGTTCGCCGCGCTGCTGAGCCCCGAACGCGGCCAGATGATGGACAATATCCAGACGGCGCTGAACCGGGTCGCCCGCCAATATGGCGCCGAGATCGTCGACGTCCGCATCAAGCGCGCCGACCTTCCCGACGGCACGCCGCTCGAATCCGCCTATGAGCGGATGCGGACGGCACGGCAGCAGGAGGCGCGTTCGATCCTCGCCCAGGGCCTGAAGCAGGCGCAGATCATCCGCGCGGAGGCCGATGCGGAAGCAGCGTCCACTTATGCCGAGGCCTTCGGCAAGGATCCCGATTTCTACAATTTCTACCGGGCCATGCAGTCCTACGAGACGACTTTCGTCAACAATGGATCGGGCGAGCCGATGGGACGGTCCTCGATCGTATTGTCGCCGAGGAACGAGTATTTGGAGGAGTTTTCCGGCGGCCAATAA
- a CDS encoding Mrp/NBP35 family ATP-binding protein, with protein sequence MTADKVSRTIIAVGSGKGGVGKSTVAANLAIALARAGHKVGLVDADIYGPSQPRIMGNDERPELADKQIIPVEAYGVKMLSIGQLVDAGTALAWRGPMVASALGQLMEGDWGDAELMIVDLPPGTGDIQMSLVQKYAPAGAVIVSTPQDLALIDATRAIDLFRKMNVRVFGLVENMAGYACPHCGEVSDPFGAGGAEAAAKVMDIPFLGRVPLTLSIRRSSDAGTPPAAGEGEEAEIFAAIAARLLDEVNRKRM encoded by the coding sequence ATGACGGCCGACAAGGTAAGTCGCACCATCATCGCCGTCGGCAGCGGCAAGGGCGGCGTCGGCAAATCGACCGTCGCTGCCAATCTCGCCATCGCCCTCGCCCGCGCCGGCCACAAGGTCGGCCTGGTGGACGCCGACATCTATGGTCCCTCGCAGCCGCGGATCATGGGCAATGACGAGCGGCCGGAACTGGCCGACAAGCAGATCATCCCGGTCGAGGCCTATGGCGTGAAGATGCTGTCCATCGGTCAGCTCGTCGACGCCGGCACCGCGCTCGCCTGGCGCGGCCCGATGGTGGCGAGCGCCCTCGGCCAGCTGATGGAGGGCGACTGGGGCGATGCCGAGCTGATGATCGTCGATCTGCCGCCGGGCACGGGCGACATCCAGATGTCGCTCGTTCAGAAATATGCCCCGGCGGGCGCCGTCATCGTCTCGACGCCGCAGGACCTCGCCCTCATCGACGCCACTCGGGCGATCGACCTCTTCCGCAAGATGAACGTGCGGGTCTTCGGCTTGGTCGAGAATATGGCCGGCTATGCCTGCCCCCATTGCGGCGAGGTTTCGGACCCGTTCGGCGCGGGCGGAGCGGAAGCGGCGGCTAAGGTCATGGACATTCCCTTCCTCGGCCGCGTTCCCCTTACCCTCTCGATCCGCCGGTCCTCGGACGCGGGGACGCCGCCCGCCGCCGGCGAGGGCGAGGAGGCGGAGATATTCGCGGCTATTGCGGCGCGGCTTCTGGACGAAGTGAACCGAAAGCGGATGTGA
- a CDS encoding Do family serine endopeptidase: protein MRYVYGITAALLLGGTAATLTVGPVGAQTAQNDPSVIARAAPRPGAPMSFADLAARLQPAVVNISTKQSIEVNRSPFPPGFEEFFRRFGGQLPENDNTITQRGGSLGSGFIISPDGYIVTNNHVIAPARDGATVDEITVTLSNRREYQAELVGRDVASDLAVLKIKDDNLPFVRFGDSTQTRVGDWVLAVGNPFGLGGTVTAGIVSALHRGITGSGAYDRYIQTDASINMGNSGGPMFDINGNVIGINTALISPTGGNVGIGFAIPAEQARPVIDALRRGERPVRGYIGVSLQPLDEGIADSLGIPRNRGELIRGVQPGSPAARAGIEQGDVIITVNGEPVTPDQTLSYLVAQQPVGSRIPVELIRSGQRRTVTLEVAERPTEEELAQIGGTGEEAEIKPQPEEQQSDSQRQAREGLGVTVQTLTPAMARQLRLNETNVRGVVIAAVDPSSDAAAEGLRAGDIILSINQRETPTPEAAAAAVEAARRSNRGTVLLLIRRGNNPPLYVGVDLVRK from the coding sequence GTGCGCTACGTCTATGGCATCACCGCCGCACTGCTACTGGGTGGAACCGCCGCGACGCTGACCGTGGGTCCCGTCGGAGCGCAGACCGCTCAGAACGATCCCAGCGTCATCGCCCGCGCCGCGCCGAGGCCGGGCGCGCCGATGAGCTTCGCCGATCTCGCCGCTCGGCTCCAGCCGGCCGTGGTCAACATCTCGACCAAGCAGTCGATCGAGGTCAACCGCTCGCCCTTCCCGCCGGGGTTCGAGGAGTTCTTCCGCCGGTTCGGCGGGCAGCTTCCCGAAAATGACAACACCATCACCCAGCGCGGCGGCTCGCTCGGTTCCGGTTTCATCATCTCGCCCGACGGTTACATCGTCACCAACAACCATGTGATCGCGCCCGCGCGCGACGGCGCGACCGTCGACGAGATCACCGTCACCCTCTCCAATCGCCGCGAATATCAGGCCGAGCTGGTCGGCCGCGACGTCGCCTCGGACCTCGCCGTGCTCAAGATCAAGGACGATAACCTGCCCTTCGTCCGCTTCGGCGATTCCACCCAGACCCGCGTCGGCGACTGGGTGTTGGCGGTCGGCAATCCGTTCGGCCTGGGCGGTACCGTCACCGCCGGCATCGTTTCGGCCCTGCATCGCGGCATCACCGGCTCCGGCGCCTATGACCGCTACATCCAGACCGACGCCTCCATCAACATGGGCAATTCCGGCGGCCCGATGTTCGACATCAACGGCAATGTGATCGGGATCAACACCGCCCTCATCTCGCCCACCGGCGGCAATGTCGGCATCGGCTTCGCTATCCCGGCCGAGCAGGCGCGGCCGGTAATCGACGCGCTGCGTCGCGGCGAGCGGCCGGTCCGCGGCTATATCGGTGTCAGCCTGCAGCCGCTCGACGAGGGCATCGCCGACTCCCTCGGCATCCCGCGCAACCGCGGCGAGCTGATCCGCGGCGTCCAGCCCGGCAGCCCGGCCGCGCGCGCCGGCATCGAGCAGGGCGACGTCATCATCACCGTCAACGGCGAGCCGGTGACGCCCGATCAGACGCTCTCCTATCTCGTCGCGCAGCAGCCCGTCGGCTCGCGCATCCCGGTCGAGCTCATCCGCAGCGGCCAGCGTCGGACCGTGACCCTGGAGGTCGCGGAACGGCCGACCGAGGAGGAGCTGGCTCAGATCGGCGGCACGGGCGAAGAGGCCGAGATAAAGCCCCAGCCGGAAGAGCAGCAGTCGGACAGCCAGCGCCAGGCGCGCGAGGGCCTGGGCGTTACCGTCCAGACGCTCACGCCGGCCATGGCCCGGCAGCTCCGGCTCAATGAGACCAATGTGCGCGGCGTCGTGATCGCGGCGGTCGATCCGTCGAGCGACGCGGCCGCCGAGGGACTGCGGGCCGGCGACATCATCCTGTCGATCAACCAGCGCGAGACGCCGACGCCGGAAGCGGCGGCGGCGGCGGTGGAAGCGGCTCGGCGCAGCAATCGCGGCACCGTGCTGCTGCTCATCCGCCGGGGCAACAATCCGCCCCTCTACGTTGGGGTCGATCTGGTCCGGAAGTAA
- a CDS encoding CoA-binding protein, whose product MPLTSDQDIAELLANTRTIALVGASDRPDRPSYGVMKFLQSHGYRVLPVNPQITGEHVHGEYVWRELGQIGEPIDMVDIFRRPQAAGEAVDQAIAAGAKSVWMQIGVINEEAAARAEAAGLKVVMDRCPKIEIPRLGIAPVGGF is encoded by the coding sequence ATGCCGCTGACCAGCGACCAGGACATTGCCGAGCTTCTCGCCAACACGCGCACCATTGCCCTGGTCGGCGCGTCCGACCGCCCGGACCGGCCGAGCTACGGCGTGATGAAGTTCCTTCAATCGCACGGCTATCGGGTCCTGCCGGTCAACCCGCAGATCACGGGCGAGCATGTTCATGGCGAATATGTCTGGCGCGAGCTCGGCCAGATCGGCGAGCCCATCGACATGGTCGACATCTTCCGGCGTCCGCAGGCCGCCGGCGAGGCGGTCGACCAGGCGATCGCCGCGGGTGCCAAGTCGGTGTGGATGCAGATCGGAGTCATCAATGAGGAAGCTGCCGCCCGGGCCGAGGCGGCCGGCCTCAAGGTCGTCATGGACCGCTGCCCCAAGATCGAGATTCCGCGTCTCGGAATTGCGCCCGTTGGAGGATTTTGA
- the hflK gene encoding FtsH protease activity modulator HflK yields MNKFFGWGARVGAVFNENKGGPWGTGGSGGSGDGGGSGPRNPWGQPPRKRRPTGTTGNVTSLDDFLKKSRERFGGGRFPSTGDGKPYWLYGLAIFLVLWLLFTSIHRIGPQERGVVTRFGNYTATMGPGIGLTLPAPIDSVQKVDVEEIRTIDIGSTDANSENLILTGDQNIIDLAYSVRWNIKEPQLYLFQIANPEDTIREVAESAMRAVVAGVSLDDAIGSGRSEIEQRVAQVMQQLLDDYRAGVDIQGVAIKQSDPPAAVNDAFKEVSAAQQTAQSYLNDARAYALQLTAKAQGEAAAFDKVYEEYRLAPEVTRRRMYYETMEKVLSRVDKTIVEAPGVTPYLPLPEIQRRQQEGAAR; encoded by the coding sequence ATGAACAAATTTTTTGGGTGGGGCGCTCGTGTCGGCGCCGTCTTCAATGAGAATAAAGGCGGCCCCTGGGGCACGGGCGGAAGCGGCGGATCGGGCGATGGCGGCGGCAGCGGCCCGCGCAATCCCTGGGGTCAGCCTCCGCGCAAGCGCCGGCCCACCGGCACGACCGGCAACGTCACCTCCCTCGACGACTTCCTGAAGAAGAGCCGGGAGCGCTTCGGCGGCGGCCGTTTTCCTTCGACCGGTGACGGGAAGCCTTATTGGCTCTACGGGCTCGCCATCTTCCTGGTTCTGTGGCTGCTCTTCACCAGCATCCACCGCATCGGCCCGCAGGAGCGCGGCGTCGTCACCCGCTTCGGCAACTACACGGCGACCATGGGCCCCGGCATCGGCCTCACCCTGCCGGCGCCGATCGACAGCGTGCAGAAGGTGGACGTCGAGGAGATCCGGACGATCGACATCGGATCGACCGACGCCAATAGCGAGAATCTCATCCTGACGGGTGATCAGAACATCATCGATCTTGCTTATTCAGTGCGCTGGAACATCAAGGAGCCGCAGCTCTACCTGTTCCAGATCGCCAATCCCGAGGATACGATCCGTGAGGTCGCCGAAAGCGCGATGCGCGCGGTCGTCGCCGGCGTGTCGCTGGACGACGCGATCGGCTCCGGCCGGAGCGAGATCGAGCAGCGCGTCGCCCAGGTGATGCAGCAATTGCTCGACGATTATCGCGCGGGCGTGGACATCCAGGGCGTGGCCATCAAGCAGTCGGACCCGCCGGCGGCGGTCAACGACGCCTTCAAGGAAGTCTCGGCCGCGCAGCAGACGGCCCAGAGCTATCTCAACGACGCGCGCGCCTATGCGCTTCAGCTCACTGCCAAGGCGCAGGGCGAAGCGGCGGCGTTCGACAAGGTCTATGAGGAATATCGTCTCGCGCCCGAAGTGACGCGGCGGCGCATGTATTACGAAACGATGGAAAAGGTTCTCTCCCGCGTGGACAAGACGATCGTCGAGGCGCCGGGCGTCACGCCCTATCTGCCGCTGCCCGAAATACAGAGGCGACAGCAGGAAGGAGCCGCCCGATGA
- a CDS encoding helicase HerA-like domain-containing protein, protein MDDAASIFIGLGEGGPQRLVLSRANRHGLIAGATGTGKTVTLQGLAESFSAAGVPVFVADVKGDVAGIAMAGSPTHKAHEALTQRAREIGYSGWSYADNPAVFWDLYGEQGHPVRTTVSEMGPLLLSRLMNLNETQEGVLNIAFRLADEDGLLLLNLEDLQALLVRCAEKASELTARYGNVSKASVGAIQRQLLQLESQGGDRFFGEPALEIGDLLKIDEQGRGYVNILAADKLMASPKLYATFLLWLLSELFEELPEVGDLPKPKLVFFFDEAHLLFEDAPKALQDKIEQVVRLIRSKGIGVYFVTQNPIDIPEDVAGQLGNRIQHALRAYTPRDQRAIKAAAETFRINPKLDVETAITELKVGEALVSMLQEDGAPSPVERTLVKPPRSRLGPLTAKERAIIQSISPVEAKYDQAVDRESAEEILKARGEEAAAAAAAAEAREAEEKAAAERAKVEARARAQEARERARLERERRANPSIGDAMVRQVGKSLQRQVANKVARSLVRGLLGGLFRGR, encoded by the coding sequence GTGGACGATGCCGCCAGTATTTTCATCGGACTCGGCGAGGGCGGACCGCAGCGGCTGGTCCTGAGCCGTGCCAATCGCCACGGGCTGATCGCAGGCGCGACGGGAACCGGCAAGACCGTCACGCTCCAGGGTCTGGCGGAAAGCTTCTCGGCCGCGGGCGTCCCCGTGTTCGTCGCCGATGTGAAGGGCGACGTTGCCGGCATCGCCATGGCGGGCTCGCCGACGCACAAGGCGCATGAAGCGCTGACCCAGCGGGCGCGGGAGATCGGCTATTCCGGCTGGTCCTACGCCGACAATCCGGCGGTGTTCTGGGACCTTTACGGCGAGCAAGGCCATCCGGTCCGGACCACCGTATCCGAGATGGGTCCGCTGCTGCTGTCGCGCCTGATGAACCTCAACGAGACGCAGGAGGGCGTGCTCAACATCGCCTTCCGCCTGGCGGACGAGGACGGGCTGCTGCTCCTCAACCTCGAGGACCTGCAGGCGCTGCTCGTCCGTTGCGCCGAGAAGGCGTCCGAGCTCACCGCCCGCTACGGCAATGTCAGCAAGGCCAGCGTCGGCGCTATCCAGCGACAGCTCCTCCAGCTCGAAAGCCAGGGCGGCGATCGCTTCTTCGGCGAGCCGGCGTTGGAGATTGGCGACCTGCTGAAGATCGACGAGCAGGGTCGCGGCTACGTCAACATCCTCGCCGCGGACAAGCTGATGGCGAGCCCGAAGCTCTACGCCACCTTCCTGCTCTGGCTCCTGTCGGAGCTGTTCGAGGAGCTGCCGGAAGTCGGCGATCTTCCCAAGCCCAAGCTCGTCTTCTTCTTCGACGAGGCGCATCTGCTGTTCGAGGATGCGCCGAAGGCGCTCCAGGACAAGATCGAGCAGGTCGTGCGCCTCATCCGCTCCAAGGGCATCGGCGTCTATTTCGTCACGCAGAATCCGATCGACATTCCCGAGGATGTGGCGGGCCAGCTCGGCAACCGGATCCAGCATGCGCTGCGCGCCTACACGCCGCGCGACCAGCGGGCGATCAAGGCGGCGGCGGAGACCTTCCGGATCAATCCGAAGCTGGACGTCGAGACGGCGATCACCGAGCTGAAGGTCGGTGAGGCCCTGGTGTCGATGCTCCAGGAGGATGGGGCGCCTTCGCCGGTTGAGCGGACATTGGTGAAGCCGCCCCGTTCGCGGCTCGGACCGCTGACCGCTAAGGAGCGGGCGATCATCCAGTCCATCTCGCCGGTCGAAGCCAAATATGACCAGGCCGTGGACCGCGAGAGCGCCGAGGAGATTCTGAAGGCGCGCGGCGAGGAAGCGGCCGCTGCCGCTGCCGCCGCCGAAGCGCGGGAGGCCGAAGAGAAGGCGGCCGCCGAACGCGCCAAGGTCGAGGCGAGGGCGCGAGCGCAAGAGGCGCGGGAGCGCGCGCGGCTGGAGCGGGAGCGTCGAGCCAATCCGTCGATCGGCGACGCCATGGTGCGCCAGGTCGGAAAATCGCTCCAACGCCAGGTGGCGAACAAGGTCGCACGCTCGCTCGTGCGAGGCCTGCTCGGCGGATTGTTCAGGGGGAGATAG